One window from the genome of Gimesia aquarii encodes:
- a CDS encoding GntR family transcriptional regulator, with translation MHIRIERGSSTPISRQIREQIQAHCLSGTLKPGDCLPSVRKLAQRLAVNVNTIVRVYERLSAEGLVEMRHGEGTFVLPQSALTENAQQLAEQRTQFQLEFSAVVHRGVLLGLTATELRKLLTTSISDAKRELKAEAITRQKIKTESNTA, from the coding sequence ATGCACATTCGAATTGAACGAGGTTCCTCAACGCCGATTTCCCGGCAGATTAGAGAGCAAATTCAGGCTCATTGTCTTTCAGGAACATTGAAGCCAGGGGATTGTCTGCCGTCCGTACGAAAGCTGGCACAAAGACTGGCCGTCAATGTGAATACGATCGTACGTGTCTACGAGCGACTGTCCGCGGAAGGACTGGTCGAGATGCGACACGGTGAAGGCACGTTTGTCTTGCCACAATCTGCTCTGACAGAAAATGCCCAGCAACTCGCTGAACAACGTACACAATTTCAACTAGAGTTTTCTGCAGTCGTCCATCGTGGAGTTTTATTGGGTCTTACGGCGACTGAACTACGAAAATTGTTGACAACATCGATTTCTGATGCAAAACGAGAGCTCAAAGCAGAAGCTATTACCCGGCAAAAGATCAAAACAGAATCCAATACAGCTTAA
- a CDS encoding aminotransferase class V-fold PLP-dependent enzyme, translating to MNIYRKLGVEPIINACGSVTRLGGAPMSSEVLDSFREAASEWVSLEQLQAAASRKIAEHTGTQAGLVTSGSAGALTLGAAAILTGHDLKRMEQLPHCEHFPHEFIIAREQRSGYDHAVRASGARLVEVGFNENVSNAGVRRTEQWEYAAAITENAAGIVYVHAEDSQPALKDVVEVGHQHGIPVLVDAAGEVPPRSNLKAIAATGADLVSFSGGKAIRGPQSTGLLCGTRELISSAALQMLDMDDHSQLWQPPADFIDTTLFQGLPRHGIGRALKVSKEEIVAVLTALDLFASGAYDAQNLEFRSWLEMIGEELELANVNATCYLILPESSERWPQLEIQIDESAVGTAFEVCQKLRQGSPPVYVGHARLHEGLLTINPLCLTADYARILAKRLCEVLK from the coding sequence ATGAATATTTATAGAAAATTGGGAGTCGAGCCGATCATTAATGCATGTGGGAGTGTGACACGATTAGGCGGCGCACCCATGTCATCTGAAGTGTTGGACTCGTTTCGTGAGGCAGCGAGTGAGTGGGTTTCTCTGGAACAGCTCCAGGCTGCGGCCTCGCGAAAAATTGCTGAGCATACAGGAACTCAAGCAGGTCTGGTTACCTCTGGATCGGCTGGCGCACTGACTCTGGGGGCAGCCGCGATACTAACTGGTCATGACTTAAAGCGGATGGAGCAACTTCCTCACTGTGAACACTTTCCACATGAATTTATCATTGCACGAGAGCAGAGAAGTGGGTATGACCATGCCGTTCGGGCTTCTGGAGCCAGATTGGTTGAAGTGGGGTTCAACGAGAATGTTTCAAATGCGGGAGTACGACGTACAGAGCAATGGGAATATGCAGCTGCGATCACAGAGAATGCAGCAGGGATTGTGTATGTACATGCGGAAGATTCGCAGCCTGCCTTAAAAGACGTTGTCGAAGTGGGGCATCAGCATGGCATTCCCGTATTGGTCGATGCCGCGGGTGAAGTGCCTCCCCGCTCTAATCTCAAAGCAATAGCCGCTACCGGAGCTGATCTGGTATCGTTTAGTGGAGGCAAGGCGATTCGAGGTCCACAGTCGACCGGGTTATTGTGTGGGACACGCGAGTTGATTTCTTCGGCTGCACTGCAGATGCTCGATATGGATGACCATAGCCAGCTTTGGCAGCCTCCGGCTGATTTTATCGATACCACGCTTTTTCAGGGATTGCCACGACACGGAATTGGCAGGGCACTCAAGGTTTCTAAAGAGGAAATTGTTGCGGTTTTGACTGCCTTAGATCTCTTTGCCTCGGGGGCGTATGACGCACAAAATTTGGAATTCCGATCTTGGCTGGAGATGATCGGAGAAGAATTGGAATTGGCAAATGTCAACGCGACCTGTTATTTGATACTGCCGGAAAGTAGCGAGCGGTGGCCTCAATTGGAAATTCAAATTGATGAATCAGCCGTGGGAACGGCTTTCGAAGTATGCCAAAAACTGCGTCAGGGATCACCGCCCGTTTATGTAGGCCATGCACGATTGCATGAAGGGCTGCTGACGATCAATCCGCTTTGTTTGACTGCAGATTACGCTCGCATATTGGCCAAACGTCTGTGTGAGGTGCTGAAGTAA
- a CDS encoding response regulator transcription factor — protein MSQSNQHKTQVMIVDDHPIVREGYSRLIERQDDLEVCAEADSKVDAIKQIINNPPDLIIVDISLKDGSGLELIKDIKSQFKQIKMLTVSMHDETLFAERSIRAGALGYINKQQAPEQLIKAIYRVLEGKVFLSSNVTERMICRSIGSDNYTDQSPIESLSDRELEVFEQIGEGETTRQIAHKLNLSPKTVETYRENIKHKLSLENATALTRHAIQWVLEKN, from the coding sequence ATGAGCCAATCAAATCAGCATAAGACGCAAGTGATGATCGTGGATGATCACCCCATCGTCAGAGAAGGCTATTCGCGCCTGATTGAACGACAGGATGATTTAGAAGTTTGCGCTGAAGCAGACAGTAAAGTTGATGCGATCAAACAAATCATAAACAATCCGCCTGATCTCATCATCGTGGATATTTCTCTGAAAGATGGCAGCGGCCTGGAATTGATCAAGGATATTAAATCCCAATTCAAGCAGATCAAAATGCTAACCGTTTCAATGCATGATGAAACTCTGTTTGCTGAGCGATCCATCCGCGCAGGCGCCTTGGGATATATCAACAAACAACAGGCTCCGGAGCAATTGATTAAAGCGATTTACCGAGTTCTGGAAGGGAAAGTCTTTTTGAGTTCCAATGTCACAGAACGTATGATTTGCCGTTCTATCGGATCAGATAACTACACAGACCAATCACCTATCGAAAGTCTCTCAGACCGAGAACTGGAGGTCTTCGAACAAATTGGGGAAGGAGAAACAACACGTCAAATTGCTCACAAACTGAATCTGAGCCCCAAGACGGTTGAAACCTACCGAGAAAATATCAAACACAAGCTGAGCCTGGAAAATGCGACTGCATTGACCAGACATGCCATCCAATGGGTTCTGGAAAAAAACTGA
- a CDS encoding rhodanese-like domain-containing protein produces the protein MVTISRSELQGLLKSCPNLKLIEVLPETSYKEFHLRGAINIPLDDHFEGKILKVIPDKKQTIIVYSLNFECKSSEQAIQRLRKAGYKNIYDYEPGKIDWKAAQLPIEMGLQQSNALKKQQGFLSFVE, from the coding sequence ATGGTGACTATCAGCCGGAGCGAATTACAAGGGCTCCTGAAGTCGTGTCCCAATTTAAAACTCATCGAAGTATTACCTGAAACCTCTTATAAAGAGTTTCACTTACGAGGAGCCATCAATATTCCGCTGGATGATCATTTTGAAGGGAAGATTCTGAAAGTAATTCCCGACAAAAAACAAACCATCATTGTTTACAGTTTGAACTTTGAATGTAAAAGTTCAGAACAGGCAATCCAGCGTCTTCGGAAAGCGGGTTACAAGAACATTTATGATTATGAACCAGGAAAAATTGATTGGAAGGCAGCACAACTCCCCATCGAAATGGGCCTTCAACAATCGAATGCGTTAAAGAAGCAACAAGGCTTTCTCTCTTTTGTTGAATAA
- a CDS encoding BON domain-containing protein, with translation MELQKEARIVLAPNPEHQLIARIKRVLRSTGYDALSHIRVAVEQNVVRLEGQVPTYFLKQVAQTQVLSINEVRSVINNLVVEDGYVGHF, from the coding sequence GTGGAGCTGCAAAAAGAAGCACGAATCGTACTAGCCCCCAATCCGGAACATCAACTCATCGCACGGATCAAGCGGGTTCTACGATCAACGGGGTATGATGCCTTGTCTCATATTAGAGTTGCGGTAGAACAAAACGTCGTGCGCCTCGAAGGACAAGTCCCTACCTATTTCTTAAAGCAGGTTGCCCAGACTCAAGTTCTTTCAATAAATGAGGTCAGGTCTGTCATTAATAATCTGGTCGTAGAAGACGGATATGTAGGACATTTTTAA
- a CDS encoding Hsp20/alpha crystallin family protein, with protein sequence MAVTQAVKGTVSGPEQSIIRSGPFGSRAPFWALRNEMDNLLSRFSGEGGLTQAFDAVLDMSETDNEIEVRMDVPGIQAEEIEVEVTGNTLLITGERKEEKEEKGRTYHRIERSSGSFSRSMTLPCEVDSDQVEAQCDNGVLTITLPKSNLSKPHKITVKPKF encoded by the coding sequence ATGGCAGTTACACAAGCCGTTAAGGGGACAGTTTCAGGACCAGAGCAATCCATCATTAGATCTGGTCCATTTGGGAGTCGTGCACCTTTCTGGGCACTGCGTAATGAGATGGATAATTTGTTAAGCCGTTTTTCTGGTGAGGGAGGGCTAACACAAGCTTTTGATGCGGTGCTCGATATGTCTGAAACTGACAATGAAATCGAAGTGCGAATGGATGTTCCCGGCATTCAAGCTGAGGAAATTGAAGTCGAAGTCACTGGAAACACGCTGTTGATCACAGGGGAACGAAAAGAAGAGAAAGAAGAAAAGGGGAGAACCTATCATCGAATCGAACGTTCGAGTGGCAGTTTTTCTCGATCAATGACGCTTCCTTGTGAAGTGGACAGTGATCAGGTGGAGGCGCAATGCGACAATGGTGTCTTAACAATTACATTACCCAAATCTAATTTGAGCAAGCCACACAAAATTACTGTGAAACCCAAATTTTAA
- a CDS encoding carbon storage regulator has protein sequence MLVLARKINEQIRIADNIVLTVVKIRGGKVKLGIDCPAHIPIRRSEIPLKQTLEDQDYSDLDEKLDQVTF, from the coding sequence ATGCTCGTTTTAGCTCGAAAAATCAATGAACAGATTCGGATCGCTGACAATATTGTTTTAACTGTAGTCAAGATTCGGGGAGGAAAAGTGAAACTGGGAATTGACTGTCCTGCTCATATTCCGATCCGGCGAAGTGAGATCCCTTTAAAGCAGACACTAGAAGATCAGGATTACTCTGATTTGGATGAGAAGCTGGATCAGGTTACTTTTTAG
- a CDS encoding PAS domain S-box protein encodes MYETRSLPVLLVEADPESRSQITQILAGDHYRVDTAETIAQMLDRDNWSDYFLIILEQELPDGRTDELLPKLQKLAPNAELMIITAQSRIENVVIAFRNEIADYFVKPIDPDLFRSSLKRILEKQSVSSELRQIQAQLKAIVETAIEGVVTIDHNGLITSFNPAAEKMFGYSANEMINKNVSLLTPSPTREHHDEYIARYLETGESDIVGMRRELKACHRDGTIFPIELSVTDLPQFGIFAGIISDISERKQAEQKQEKLTKAIAMAGQQERRQLANILHDHLQQLLVGVRIHLDIAKKDASVEAVKQTLVRADELLSQGIEVTRSLTAELNPVILHEEGLVTALEWLSQNMKDRYNLDVKLDLDRQANSSNELINIILYECIRELLFNVVKHSQTNQAFVRMSLLSEQKIEIVVSDEGIGFDPKQLDQQISEASGIGLSNIEFRLSLIKGKFWLESANGNGTVARIIAPFELRDAKIQNETPWAK; translated from the coding sequence ATGTACGAAACACGAAGCTTACCAGTGTTACTAGTGGAAGCAGATCCGGAATCGCGTTCACAAATTACACAAATTCTCGCAGGTGATCATTACCGGGTTGACACTGCTGAAACGATCGCTCAAATGCTGGATCGTGATAACTGGTCCGATTATTTTTTGATCATTCTTGAACAAGAACTTCCAGACGGGAGAACTGACGAACTCCTCCCCAAGCTACAGAAGTTAGCTCCCAATGCAGAGTTGATGATTATCACTGCACAATCCAGAATTGAGAATGTCGTCATCGCTTTTCGAAATGAAATTGCTGACTATTTCGTGAAACCCATTGATCCGGATTTGTTTCGTTCCTCATTAAAACGGATTCTAGAAAAGCAGAGCGTCTCCAGTGAATTACGACAAATACAGGCACAACTCAAGGCGATTGTGGAAACGGCTATTGAAGGGGTCGTCACCATTGACCACAACGGGTTAATCACTTCTTTTAATCCGGCAGCTGAAAAAATGTTTGGATACTCAGCAAATGAAATGATTAACAAAAATGTCAGTTTACTGACCCCTTCACCGACTCGAGAGCATCATGATGAGTATATCGCACGTTATCTGGAGACCGGGGAATCAGATATCGTTGGGATGAGACGTGAATTGAAAGCCTGCCATCGAGATGGAACGATCTTCCCCATTGAACTCTCAGTCACCGACCTACCTCAATTCGGCATCTTTGCAGGAATTATTTCTGATATCAGTGAACGCAAACAGGCAGAACAGAAACAGGAAAAATTGACGAAAGCGATTGCAATGGCTGGACAACAGGAACGTCGTCAACTGGCAAATATTCTGCACGATCACCTGCAACAATTACTGGTCGGGGTACGAATTCATTTAGATATTGCAAAGAAAGATGCTTCTGTCGAGGCAGTAAAGCAGACTCTGGTTCGTGCAGATGAATTACTGAGTCAAGGCATTGAAGTCACTCGCTCGTTAACGGCTGAGTTAAACCCGGTCATTCTACACGAGGAAGGTCTGGTAACAGCGCTCGAATGGCTATCCCAAAATATGAAAGATCGTTATAACTTAGATGTCAAGTTGGATCTTGACCGTCAGGCGAATTCTTCTAATGAGCTGATAAATATCATTTTATATGAATGCATCCGCGAATTGTTGTTTAATGTGGTAAAGCATTCTCAAACGAATCAGGCATTTGTTCGAATGAGTCTCCTCTCGGAACAGAAAATTGAAATTGTCGTTTCGGATGAAGGAATTGGCTTTGATCCCAAACAGCTCGACCAGCAGATCTCAGAAGCCAGTGGGATTGGTCTCAGTAACATCGAGTTTCGCTTATCACTGATCAAAGGTAAGTTTTGGCTGGAGTCTGCTAATGGTAATGGAACAGTTGCACGGATTATTGCCCCATTTGAATTAAGAGATGCCAAAATACAGAATGAAACACCATGGGCTAAATAA
- a CDS encoding magnesium chelatase, producing MNRPTNLAELRESGWQSKTVKREIYDNLMHALQDSDELFPGIIGYDSTVIPDIVMALLSEHDMLFLGEKGQAKSRIMRLLVRFLDPEIPYLDVPDSPVHDDPYQPITSIGRTFLENTPDHEVPIGWWSREDRYAERLAPGTKFADVIGEIDPAKLAHGESMSAESALHFGLIPRMHRGIFAMNELPELDELVQVGLFNILEERDVQIRGYPIRFDLDMLILFSSNPSTFNRSGKVIPQLKDRIGSVIHTHYPHERSLGIEIMEQEAAVDLEGDVPVVVPYFMREIIEQITVAARSSKYVDHDSGVSARFSIANYRTMVASARRRGAVLNEKPAVPRISDLGHLYSSSLGKLELDMMGANQMSERQVLDSIIAQAIQDVFQEYIVEHGLAEISEIFSQGIKVEVGDMLPSSQYADRLKRVPPIWDKAFEVNASGDEAIRAACIEFVLAGLYANSKISRSQDHGRIVYET from the coding sequence ATGAACCGCCCTACTAATCTAGCTGAACTCCGTGAAAGCGGCTGGCAAAGCAAAACTGTGAAACGTGAGATCTATGATAATCTAATGCACGCTTTACAAGACAGCGATGAATTATTTCCCGGAATTATTGGTTATGACAGTACCGTCATTCCTGATATTGTCATGGCTCTGCTCTCTGAGCATGATATGCTGTTCCTGGGTGAGAAAGGACAAGCCAAAAGTCGCATCATGCGATTGCTGGTTCGCTTTCTAGATCCGGAGATTCCCTATCTTGATGTTCCGGACTCTCCCGTCCACGATGATCCTTACCAGCCCATCACCAGCATTGGGCGGACATTTTTGGAAAATACCCCAGACCATGAAGTCCCCATTGGCTGGTGGTCTCGTGAAGATCGATATGCAGAACGTCTGGCCCCTGGAACCAAGTTTGCCGATGTGATCGGTGAAATCGACCCAGCCAAACTGGCACATGGCGAAAGTATGTCTGCTGAAAGTGCGCTACACTTTGGACTGATCCCTCGCATGCATCGCGGCATTTTTGCCATGAACGAACTGCCTGAACTGGATGAACTCGTGCAAGTCGGACTGTTCAATATTCTGGAAGAACGCGATGTACAGATTCGCGGTTATCCCATTCGCTTCGATCTGGACATGCTGATTCTGTTTTCGTCCAATCCGTCGACCTTCAATCGTAGTGGAAAAGTGATCCCACAATTGAAAGACCGCATCGGTTCGGTCATACACACTCATTATCCACATGAGCGCAGTCTGGGCATTGAAATCATGGAACAGGAAGCAGCCGTTGATCTTGAAGGTGATGTACCTGTTGTCGTTCCCTACTTTATGCGTGAAATTATTGAACAGATTACAGTCGCTGCGCGAAGCTCCAAATATGTTGATCACGATTCTGGAGTCAGTGCTCGTTTCAGTATCGCCAACTATCGCACAATGGTGGCTTCCGCGCGCAGACGCGGTGCGGTCCTCAATGAAAAACCAGCGGTACCCCGCATCAGTGATTTGGGGCATCTCTATTCTTCGTCTCTGGGAAAACTGGAACTCGACATGATGGGTGCCAACCAGATGTCCGAACGTCAGGTACTTGACTCCATCATTGCACAAGCAATTCAGGATGTCTTTCAGGAATATATTGTCGAACATGGACTGGCTGAAATTAGCGAAATCTTTTCTCAGGGAATTAAAGTTGAAGTCGGAGACATGTTACCCTCTTCACAATACGCGGACCGCCTGAAACGAGTCCCCCCCATCTGGGACAAAGCATTCGAAGTCAATGCATCAGGCGATGAAGCAATTCGCGCCGCTTGCATTGAATTTGTATTAGCCGGCTTGTACGCCAACAGCAAAATTTCACGCTCGCAGGATCATGGTCGAATCGTGTACGAAACCTGA